The following coding sequences are from one Streptomyces venezuelae window:
- a CDS encoding sulfite oxidase-like oxidoreductase, with protein MTFEPTRGFTGRARAADRDPRLPPGQYDAGDGWPVLSAEVTPRLAAADWTFRVDGLVAAPRTWTWDEAHALPASEYRGDIHCVTSWSKFGVRFGGVSLDTFLAAARPLPEATHVVAYAHTGYTSNLPLSDVTGGKAWIVWEYGDEPLPAEHGGPARLIVPHLYFWKSAKWVAGLRLLDRDEPGFWEQNGYHHRGDPWAEERYAGD; from the coding sequence ATGACGTTCGAACCCACCCGCGGCTTCACCGGCCGCGCCCGGGCCGCCGACCGCGACCCGCGGCTGCCCCCGGGGCAGTACGACGCGGGCGACGGCTGGCCCGTCCTGTCCGCCGAGGTCACCCCGCGGCTCGCCGCCGCCGACTGGACGTTCCGCGTCGACGGTCTCGTCGCGGCCCCGCGCACCTGGACCTGGGACGAGGCGCACGCGCTGCCCGCGTCCGAGTACCGGGGCGACATCCACTGCGTGACGAGCTGGTCCAAGTTCGGGGTGCGGTTCGGCGGGGTGAGCCTGGACACGTTCCTGGCCGCGGCCCGTCCGCTCCCCGAGGCGACGCACGTCGTGGCGTACGCGCACACCGGCTACACCTCGAACCTGCCGCTGTCCGACGTGACGGGCGGCAAGGCGTGGATCGTGTGGGAGTACGGCGACGAGCCGCTGCCCGCCGAGCACGGCGGCCCGGCCCGGCTGATCGTCCCCCACCTGTACTTCTGGAAGAGCGCCAAGTGGGTGGCGGGGCTGCGGCTCCTCGACCGCGACGAGCCCGGCTTCTGGGAACAGAACGGCTACCACCACCGGGGCGACCCGTGGGCCGAGGAGCGTTACGCCGGTGACTGA
- a CDS encoding PAC2 family protein, with protein sequence MIELEGVPELVDPVMVAAFEGWNDAGDAASAAVAHLDKEWKGEVFAALDAEDYYDFQVNRPTVWLDGGVRKITWPTTRLSVVRVGGDKPRDLVLVRGIEPSMRWRSFCNEILGFAHELGVELVVIMGALLGDTPHTRPVPVSGVTSDPDLARTMDLEETKYEGPTGIVGILQEACTHAGVPAVSLWAAVPHYVSQPPNPKATLALLNRLEDLIDLRIPLGELAEDARAWQVGVDQLAAEDSEVAEYVQSLEEARDTAELPEASGEAIAREFERYLRRRDGGEGGAAYLRDSPSDRTRPPKPKPTQRPGQGAEDGEGESGDPSPPDSSDD encoded by the coding sequence GTGATCGAGCTCGAGGGGGTACCCGAGCTGGTCGACCCGGTCATGGTGGCCGCGTTCGAGGGCTGGAACGACGCCGGCGACGCCGCCTCCGCCGCGGTCGCGCATCTCGACAAGGAGTGGAAGGGCGAGGTGTTCGCGGCACTGGACGCCGAGGACTACTACGACTTCCAGGTCAACCGCCCCACCGTCTGGCTCGACGGCGGAGTACGGAAGATCACGTGGCCGACGACCAGGCTGTCGGTGGTCCGCGTCGGCGGCGACAAGCCCCGCGACCTCGTCCTGGTCAGGGGGATCGAGCCGTCCATGCGCTGGCGCTCGTTCTGCAACGAGATCCTGGGCTTCGCGCACGAGCTCGGCGTCGAGCTGGTCGTGATCATGGGCGCGCTGCTCGGTGACACCCCGCACACCCGCCCGGTCCCGGTCAGCGGCGTGACGTCCGACCCGGACCTGGCGCGCACCATGGACCTGGAGGAGACCAAGTACGAGGGTCCGACGGGCATCGTCGGCATCCTCCAGGAGGCGTGCACGCACGCGGGCGTCCCGGCCGTCAGCCTGTGGGCCGCCGTGCCGCACTACGTGTCGCAGCCGCCCAACCCGAAGGCCACGCTGGCGCTGCTCAACCGCCTCGAGGACCTGATCGACCTGCGGATCCCGCTGGGCGAGCTGGCCGAGGACGCGCGTGCCTGGCAGGTGGGCGTGGACCAGTTGGCCGCCGAGGACAGCGAGGTCGCGGAGTACGTCCAGTCGCTCGAGGAGGCGCGGGACACCGCGGAGCTCCCCGAGGCGTCCGGCGAGGCCATCGCCCGCGAGTTCGAGCGGTACCTGCGGCGGCGCGACGGCGGGGAGGGCGGAGCGGCGTACCTCCGGGACTCGCCGAGCGACCGCACGCGGCCGCCGAAGCCGAAGCCGACGCAGCGGCCGGGGCAGGGCGCGGAGGACGGCGAGGGCGAGAGCGGTGACCCCAGCCCTCCGGATTCCTCGGACGACTGA
- a CDS encoding FadR/GntR family transcriptional regulator, which yields MAVTDEAIEKIKGMIVSGALRPGDRLPKESELAAELGLSRNSLREAVRALALIRILDVRQGDGTYVTSLDPQLLLEALGFVVDFHRDDTVLEFLAVRRILEPAATAMACAHISDAELDALDEQLDALGAGPSVEELVAADLEFHRRIVRTSGNSVLCSLIDGLSGPTTRARVWRGLTQEDAVSRTLHEHRAILTALRDRDAEAARSWATVHIASVEQWLRTTL from the coding sequence ATGGCTGTCACCGACGAAGCCATCGAGAAGATCAAGGGCATGATCGTCTCGGGCGCCCTGCGCCCGGGTGACCGGCTGCCCAAGGAGAGCGAGCTCGCCGCCGAACTGGGCCTTTCGCGCAACTCGTTGCGTGAGGCGGTGCGCGCCCTCGCCCTGATCCGCATTCTCGACGTACGCCAGGGCGACGGCACGTATGTCACCAGTCTGGACCCCCAACTCCTCCTGGAGGCCCTGGGTTTCGTCGTGGACTTCCACCGCGACGACACGGTCCTGGAGTTCCTCGCCGTCCGCCGGATCCTGGAACCGGCGGCCACGGCGATGGCCTGCGCCCACATCTCGGACGCCGAACTGGACGCGCTGGACGAACAGTTGGACGCGCTCGGCGCCGGTCCGTCCGTGGAGGAGCTGGTCGCCGCCGACCTGGAGTTCCACCGCCGCATCGTCCGGACGTCCGGCAACTCCGTCCTGTGCTCCCTCATCGACGGCCTCTCCGGGCCGACCACGCGGGCCCGCGTCTGGCGCGGACTGACCCAGGAGGACGCCGTCAGCCGCACCCTCCACGAGCACCGGGCGATCCTCACCGCGCTGCGGGACCGCGACGCGGAGGCGGCCCGCTCGTGGGCGACCGTGCACATCGCGAGCGTCGAACAGTGGCTTCGCACGACGCTGTGA
- a CDS encoding ferredoxin reductase produces the protein MTDPQTPREPFVPPTAFAVPGRIEVSSRSAAVWQRATVVEIRRETPLVSTFRLKVPDWQGHLPGQHLMLRLTAEDGYVAQRHYSIASAPDGSGEIELTLDHVPGGEVSGHLHTVAHVGDTVEVRGPLSGFFAWPGDRPALLLGAGSGVVPLMSMVRHQRLAGLDVPVRLVVSARTPADLIYADEYADETTVVLTRSEGRLNAAHLAPFLGAQGQPEGGWEAYVCGSNGFAEHASRLLVEGGQPVDRIRIERFG, from the coding sequence GTGACTGACCCCCAGACCCCCCGTGAGCCCTTCGTGCCGCCGACGGCGTTCGCCGTGCCCGGCCGCATCGAGGTGAGCAGCCGTTCCGCGGCCGTGTGGCAGCGCGCGACCGTCGTGGAGATCCGCCGCGAGACGCCGCTCGTCTCGACGTTCCGCCTGAAGGTGCCCGACTGGCAGGGGCACCTGCCGGGCCAGCACCTGATGCTGCGGCTCACCGCCGAGGACGGTTACGTCGCCCAACGGCACTACTCCATCGCCTCCGCGCCCGACGGCAGCGGCGAGATCGAGCTGACCCTCGACCACGTGCCGGGCGGCGAGGTGTCGGGGCATCTGCACACCGTGGCGCACGTCGGCGACACCGTCGAGGTGCGCGGGCCGCTGTCCGGCTTCTTCGCCTGGCCCGGCGACCGGCCCGCGCTGCTGCTCGGGGCCGGCTCGGGCGTCGTGCCGCTGATGTCGATGGTCCGGCACCAGCGGCTCGCGGGCCTCGACGTCCCGGTGCGGCTCGTCGTCTCCGCGCGCACGCCCGCGGACCTGATCTACGCGGACGAGTACGCGGACGAGACCACGGTCGTCCTGACCCGCTCCGAGGGCCGGCTCAACGCCGCCCATCTGGCGCCGTTCCTCGGCGCGCAGGGGCAGCCCGAGGGCGGCTGGGAGGCGTACGTCTGCGGCTCCAACGGGTTCGCCGAGCACGCCTCGCGGCTGCTCGTGGAGGGCGGCCAGCCGGTGGACCGGATCCGGATCGAACGCTTCGGCTGA